A genomic segment from Flammeovirga pectinis encodes:
- a CDS encoding Plug domain-containing protein: MNKLKTLLILLSLVFFANVLVSMDTVPTIDILIKKINDIKRIKVNDAIYLHTDKPYYIAGEHLWFKVYLRKSSSLLPDQWSKNVKVELLNPDGEILENRDIYAIGKHSNGDFKLRTDLPEGRYRLRAYTNWMRNFGDSTFFTQEIHIYQINPDSLRTEEVVLEEGTSNNKVLNRTQKLDLQFFPEGGKLINDVASKVGVKLVNKSGFGEEFSASIFSKEGKEITTVKSNTLGMGSFFLMGVLNGEYYAILDRDKNTNNPKQYKLPKVNEVGTTLFVTSNLDKVSVKIISTDTALKEGGYLIASTKGKINYMWECPPNRKIIPLSMKLKDVQDGIVKLTLLNKDLQPIVERVIFNYHPQEVDLNLAKTDYRKREKVDIDINVKDENGVPIKGEASLAIVDKSLVDISQKKNNIISELILSSEIHGFIENPMWYFQDYSKEKHFYLDELMLTQGYRKIEWLSKATDSLKVDFIPEPGISIKGKTSNYWNEKKAQQSEISMTALGSKFVHESVITDELGGFTFTGMVFFDTTDFIFQAKKYKAKKSKVTKNSSINISLFAIEPPLAESIQEERVAVPSNNSLAAFEEEMLKIEKIDRAFNTKTIILDEIEIVDTAEPDEFDRASKMYTNYTARLVTDSLSYAGGYNVWEFLQMEMKTAQVLRRAGLMNASASIDDDGNILEADQVPVVLDGFPADVEMLRTMSMTDIGFIDVLDAASGSMYLSNSVNGVIALYTRQGGGGSYIVQGIDAITSPGFYTSKEFYTPKYDVQKDEHAKPDHRITLMWEPNIFLDENGQARVSFFTDDKSTNYHIEIEGISNKGKPFYQEKEFETK; this comes from the coding sequence ATGAACAAATTAAAAACACTCTTGATACTATTAAGCTTGGTATTTTTTGCCAATGTCTTAGTAAGTATGGATACCGTTCCAACAATTGATATTTTAATAAAAAAGATCAATGATATAAAAAGGATAAAAGTAAACGATGCGATCTACCTGCATACAGACAAGCCTTATTACATTGCAGGAGAGCACCTTTGGTTTAAAGTGTATTTAAGAAAATCGTCTTCACTTTTACCAGATCAATGGAGTAAAAATGTTAAAGTTGAGTTATTAAATCCCGATGGCGAAATTTTAGAAAATCGTGATATTTATGCTATTGGAAAACATAGTAATGGTGATTTTAAGTTGCGAACAGATTTACCAGAAGGTAGATATAGGTTAAGAGCTTATACTAATTGGATGAGAAATTTTGGTGATAGTACATTCTTTACTCAAGAAATACATATTTATCAAATTAATCCAGATTCTTTAAGAACGGAAGAAGTGGTTTTAGAAGAAGGAACATCTAACAATAAAGTACTGAACAGAACACAAAAGTTAGACCTTCAATTTTTTCCAGAGGGAGGAAAATTGATAAACGATGTAGCCTCTAAAGTTGGGGTTAAATTAGTGAATAAGAGTGGGTTTGGAGAAGAGTTTAGTGCGTCCATTTTTTCAAAAGAGGGAAAAGAAATTACTACCGTAAAAAGTAATACGTTAGGCATGGGGAGTTTCTTCTTAATGGGAGTTTTAAATGGCGAATATTATGCAATCTTAGATAGAGACAAAAATACAAATAACCCTAAGCAGTATAAATTACCAAAGGTGAATGAGGTGGGCACTACTTTATTTGTAACTTCTAATCTTGATAAAGTTAGTGTAAAAATAATATCAACAGATACAGCTTTAAAGGAGGGTGGTTATCTAATCGCATCTACAAAAGGGAAGATTAACTATATGTGGGAATGTCCTCCTAATAGGAAAATAATTCCCTTATCAATGAAATTGAAAGATGTACAAGATGGTATAGTTAAATTAACGTTGCTAAATAAAGATTTACAGCCAATAGTTGAACGAGTAATATTTAATTATCATCCTCAAGAAGTTGATTTAAATTTAGCAAAAACGGATTATAGAAAAAGAGAGAAAGTAGACATTGATATCAATGTAAAAGATGAAAATGGAGTACCTATTAAAGGTGAGGCTTCTTTAGCAATTGTAGATAAAAGTTTAGTTGATATATCTCAGAAGAAAAATAATATAATATCAGAATTAATTCTGTCTTCAGAAATACACGGTTTTATTGAGAATCCAATGTGGTACTTCCAAGATTACTCAAAAGAAAAACACTTTTATTTAGATGAATTAATGCTAACACAAGGGTATAGAAAAATAGAATGGTTGTCTAAAGCTACTGATAGTTTAAAAGTTGATTTTATACCTGAGCCTGGCATTTCGATTAAAGGAAAAACAAGTAATTATTGGAACGAAAAAAAAGCACAGCAATCAGAAATTAGTATGACTGCTCTGGGAAGTAAATTTGTTCATGAAAGTGTAATTACTGATGAGTTAGGTGGGTTCACTTTTACAGGAATGGTCTTTTTTGATACGACCGATTTTATTTTTCAAGCTAAAAAATATAAAGCAAAGAAATCTAAAGTCACAAAAAATTCATCTATAAATATTTCGCTATTTGCAATAGAACCTCCATTAGCAGAATCTATTCAAGAAGAAAGAGTAGCGGTTCCTTCGAATAATTCTCTAGCTGCATTTGAAGAAGAGATGCTAAAAATTGAAAAAATTGATAGAGCATTCAATACAAAAACAATCATTTTAGACGAAATTGAGATTGTAGATACAGCAGAGCCAGATGAGTTTGATAGAGCATCTAAAATGTATACTAACTATACTGCTCGATTAGTGACCGATTCTTTAAGTTATGCAGGTGGGTATAATGTTTGGGAGTTCTTACAAATGGAAATGAAAACTGCACAAGTTTTACGTAGAGCAGGTTTAATGAATGCATCAGCAAGTATAGACGATGATGGAAATATATTAGAAGCCGATCAAGTGCCGGTGGTTTTAGATGGTTTTCCGGCAGATGTAGAAATGCTAAGAACTATGAGTATGACAGATATTGGTTTTATAGATGTTTTAGATGCAGCGAGCGGTTCAATGTATTTAAGTAATTCTGTTAATGGTGTAATTGCTTTGTACACGCGCCAAGGTGGTGGAGGTTCTTACATAGTACAAGGTATAGATGCAATTACAAGCCCTGGTTTTTATACGAGTAAAGAATTTTATACCCCAAAATACGATGTTCAAAAAGATGAACACGCTAAGCCAGATCATAGAATAACTTTAATGTGGGAACCCAATATATTTTTAGATGAAAACGGGCAGGCACGAGTGTCATTTTTCACAGATGATAAATCAACAAATTATCATATAGAGATTGAGGGAATATCGAATAAAGGAAAACCGTTTTATCAAGAAAAAGAATTTGAGACAAAATAG
- a CDS encoding DUF2490 domain-containing protein, which produces MLRSILLLLLFCGLLSIHVSAQEHSVTNMEETGIWNGLYIKARFSKHFGYYGEHHYRTRNSLDDVNSYVGRPRQIYNRAGLNIFFNDYFEAVIGPALVVNFSPDPYSDEYEPYVLEHRIWHQWLLKMPMMGRVKMYHQFRVEHRWKKDNDIGAEFEFTNRFRYKLFAYIPINKPTITKNTLYFSPSVEIFMHSGESIVYNPFEDFRTYNGFGYVLSNKVTLFAGHMWTLGQKSSGYEYKSSNIFRFNVFIGLDTRKNQQQLPKINLGY; this is translated from the coding sequence ATGCTAAGGTCAATTTTACTACTGCTTTTATTTTGCGGTTTACTATCTATCCATGTGTCTGCTCAAGAACATTCGGTAACGAATATGGAAGAGACGGGTATTTGGAATGGGTTGTATATTAAAGCTCGATTCTCTAAACATTTTGGATATTATGGAGAGCATCATTACAGAACAAGAAATAGTCTTGACGATGTAAATAGTTATGTGGGAAGACCTCGTCAAATTTACAATAGGGCAGGTTTAAACATCTTTTTTAATGATTATTTTGAGGCTGTAATTGGCCCTGCCTTGGTTGTTAATTTCAGTCCAGACCCTTATAGTGATGAATATGAACCATATGTGTTAGAGCATAGAATTTGGCATCAGTGGTTATTAAAAATGCCTATGATGGGGCGAGTGAAAATGTACCATCAATTTCGAGTGGAACACAGGTGGAAAAAGGACAATGATATAGGAGCGGAGTTCGAGTTTACAAATAGGTTTCGCTATAAACTGTTTGCTTATATCCCTATAAATAAACCTACGATTACAAAAAACACGTTATACTTTTCGCCTAGTGTAGAAATTTTTATGCATTCTGGAGAATCGATTGTTTATAACCCCTTTGAAGATTTCAGAACATATAATGGCTTTGGTTACGTATTGAGCAATAAGGTGACATTGTTTGCTGGACATATGTGGACACTTGGTCAAAAATCAAGTGGTTATGAGTATAAATCAAGCAACATTTTTAGGTTCAATGTATTTATTGGATTAGATACGAGAAAGAATCAACAACAACTTCCTAAAATCAACTTAGGCTATTAA
- a CDS encoding MORN repeat-containing protein → MKKIVSLISLFIIFPVGYYTYNYINALADKIEKLEAVEGENINLALRVRADSLLLADDYEEALRLFKSIDSMYNTTDYTNYALDYIDNKKVPYEMVNELEKRYYSKQRYISSLKSKQINLSDSITRLKKNNQILETNQDELQMDLYHSEGEIISLKHELVVKDKAIDKLHFINQDDAEIDYIGEVTNDMANGFGYAIFEKKGFYEGYWKNNKRYGEGTYSWVNGDRFEGNFKKGIREGFGVYYFNSGEKYEGFWSDNVREGFGVIFDKKGNVVFEGIWEKDKPKKQKDSASK, encoded by the coding sequence ATGAAAAAAATAGTATCGTTAATTTCACTTTTTATAATATTTCCTGTAGGATATTATACTTACAATTACATAAATGCATTAGCTGATAAAATTGAAAAATTAGAAGCTGTAGAAGGAGAAAATATAAATTTAGCGTTAAGGGTTAGGGCAGATTCTTTATTGTTAGCAGATGATTACGAAGAGGCTCTGAGGTTATTTAAAAGCATTGATAGCATGTATAATACAACAGATTATACAAATTACGCCTTAGATTATATAGACAATAAGAAAGTACCTTATGAGATGGTAAATGAATTAGAAAAACGTTATTACAGTAAGCAGAGGTACATTTCTTCGTTAAAGAGTAAGCAGATAAATTTGAGTGATAGTATTACTAGATTAAAAAAGAATAATCAAATTTTAGAAACTAACCAAGATGAACTTCAAATGGATTTGTACCATTCTGAAGGAGAAATTATTAGCCTTAAGCATGAACTTGTGGTTAAAGATAAAGCTATTGATAAACTCCATTTTATTAATCAGGATGATGCCGAAATTGATTATATAGGAGAGGTTACTAACGATATGGCTAACGGTTTTGGTTATGCAATTTTTGAGAAAAAAGGATTCTATGAGGGCTATTGGAAAAACAATAAAAGATATGGAGAAGGCACGTACAGCTGGGTAAATGGAGATCGATTTGAAGGGAACTTTAAGAAAGGTATTCGTGAAGGTTTTGGTGTATATTATTTTAATTCTGGTGAGAAGTACGAAGGCTTTTGGAGTGATAATGTACGTGAAGGTTTTGGGGTTATTTTTGATAAAAAAGGGAATGTTGTTTTTGAAGGAATTTGGGAAAAAGATAAGCCAAAAAAACAAAAAGATTCTGCTTCAAAATAA
- a CDS encoding RnfABCDGE type electron transport complex subunit B: protein MTIIIALSALGGLTLLLALMLIVANKKLYVYEDPRIDVVNGLLPQANCGACGFPGCRPFAEAVVGGSVLPGKCSVNTEEGQNNIATYLGVDPGSEEKRVARLACGGGTNVAISRAKYQGMKTCQASSLISGGERGCFWGCLGLGDCEVSCDFDAIQLNANGLPEVDVDKCTGCGDCVEACPKWLFSITPISHKLWVNCKNLDHGDDVLEDCQVGCTACGKCAMDAEGNLIELINNLPTVDYQQNHKTIDPIQRCPTGAIVWIDDKRGIIKGKESKKIIRKGRMKEGIS, encoded by the coding sequence ATGACAATAATTATAGCACTATCAGCACTCGGTGGACTCACACTACTACTTGCTCTTATGCTAATTGTCGCCAACAAAAAACTCTACGTTTACGAAGACCCCAGAATAGATGTAGTAAACGGATTACTACCACAAGCAAATTGTGGAGCGTGTGGTTTTCCTGGTTGTCGGCCTTTTGCAGAAGCAGTTGTAGGTGGTAGTGTTCTACCCGGAAAGTGTTCAGTAAATACAGAAGAAGGTCAAAATAATATAGCCACTTACTTAGGGGTAGACCCTGGAAGTGAAGAAAAAAGAGTTGCCCGTTTAGCTTGTGGTGGCGGTACTAATGTTGCAATAAGTAGAGCAAAATACCAAGGTATGAAAACCTGTCAGGCATCTTCCTTAATTTCTGGAGGAGAAAGGGGTTGTTTTTGGGGGTGTTTAGGATTGGGAGATTGTGAAGTTTCTTGTGATTTTGATGCTATTCAACTCAACGCAAATGGACTACCAGAAGTAGATGTTGATAAATGTACTGGTTGCGGAGACTGTGTAGAAGCTTGTCCGAAATGGCTCTTTTCTATTACACCAATAAGTCATAAACTTTGGGTAAACTGCAAAAACTTAGATCATGGAGATGATGTTCTTGAGGATTGCCAAGTTGGTTGTACAGCCTGTGGCAAATGTGCCATGGATGCAGAAGGTAACCTCATAGAACTTATTAATAATTTACCTACTGTGGATTATCAACAAAACCATAAAACTATAGATCCCATTCAACGTTGCCCAACTGGAGCAATTGTTTGGATTGATGATAAAAGAGGAATTATTAAAGGAAAAGAAAGTAAAAAAATTATAAGAAAAGGAAGAATGAAAGAAGGAATATCATAA
- a CDS encoding ferredoxin reductase domain-containing protein — MSHLADYKTDIQYKARVIRTTRLTPRNTEEIREMVLEIDDPSFECKVNQSFGVLVDIKGEFGQNKHHRLYSVADIPEKVNGKTRITLLVKRCAYIDDFSGERYRGIGSNFLCDRKVCDAITITGPFDLAFQLPKDHNANLILIGMGTGIAPFRAFVKHIYEEVHDWKGQVRLFYGARTGMEMPYMNDENNDLTNYYNESTFEAMKAVSSRPEWTDTVALDVAIEAKEHELHDMLMQNNTYIYVAGHEKVRVNLDKAFSTILGSEDAWLVRKAELIAGHKWAEVIY, encoded by the coding sequence ATGTCACATTTAGCAGATTATAAAACAGATATTCAGTACAAAGCAAGAGTAATTAGAACTACGCGCTTAACACCAAGGAATACTGAAGAAATAAGAGAGATGGTTTTAGAAATTGATGACCCTTCTTTTGAATGTAAAGTAAATCAGAGTTTTGGTGTTTTGGTAGACATAAAGGGAGAGTTTGGACAAAATAAGCACCATCGTTTATATAGTGTTGCTGATATTCCAGAAAAAGTAAATGGTAAAACCCGTATTACTTTATTAGTGAAAAGATGTGCTTACATAGATGATTTTAGTGGAGAACGTTACAGAGGGATTGGGTCTAATTTTTTATGCGATCGTAAAGTATGTGATGCTATCACTATTACTGGGCCATTTGATTTAGCTTTCCAATTACCAAAAGACCATAACGCTAATTTAATTTTAATTGGTATGGGAACTGGTATTGCTCCTTTTAGAGCTTTTGTAAAACATATCTACGAAGAAGTACACGATTGGAAAGGGCAAGTTCGCTTATTTTACGGTGCAAGAACTGGTATGGAAATGCCTTATATGAATGATGAAAATAACGACCTTACAAACTACTACAATGAAAGTACTTTTGAGGCAATGAAGGCAGTTAGTAGTAGACCCGAATGGACAGACACTGTTGCATTAGATGTCGCTATTGAGGCCAAAGAACATGAATTGCACGATATGTTGATGCAAAACAACACCTATATCTATGTAGCTGGTCATGAAAAAGTACGCGTAAACTTAGATAAAGCATTTTCTACGATTCTTGGTTCAGAAGATGCTTGGTTAGTTAGAAAAGCAGAGTTAATTGCTGGTCATAAATGGGCTGAAGTAATTTATTAA
- a CDS encoding electron transport complex protein RnfA, protein MNQESLWNIFINACLINNFVLAYFLGICPFLGVSGKMDTATKMGGAVTFVMLISSVCAFGINSLLTAIDAPYLQLISYIVVIASTVQLVEMIVKKMSPALFRALGIFLPLITTNCAILGLVLFQTNKGYGLIEGFVFALGAGVGFTIALMLMAGLREQLEFAEVPKVVKGTVITLLIGGVLSLSFMGFSGLGG, encoded by the coding sequence ATGAATCAAGAATCATTATGGAATATCTTTATTAATGCCTGTTTGATCAACAACTTTGTGTTGGCCTATTTCTTAGGTATTTGCCCCTTTTTAGGCGTATCAGGTAAAATGGATACGGCTACAAAAATGGGTGGTGCTGTAACATTTGTAATGCTAATTAGTTCTGTTTGTGCCTTTGGAATCAATAGTTTATTGACAGCCATAGATGCACCTTATTTACAACTTATTAGCTATATCGTGGTCATTGCCTCAACAGTACAATTGGTAGAAATGATTGTGAAGAAAATGAGCCCTGCCCTATTTAGAGCATTAGGTATTTTCTTACCACTTATAACCACTAACTGTGCAATTTTAGGGTTGGTACTTTTCCAAACCAACAAAGGTTATGGACTTATAGAAGGTTTCGTTTTTGCCTTAGGCGCTGGAGTAGGTTTTACTATTGCCTTAATGTTGATGGCAGGGTTAAGAGAACAATTAGAATTTGCAGAAGTGCCCAAAGTGGTAAAAGGAACGGTAATTACCTTACTGATCGGAGGTGTATTATCGCTCTCATTTATGGGGTTTTCTGGTTTAGGTGGATAG
- the rsxE gene encoding electron transport complex subunit RsxE has protein sequence MVQQLRDKNKKGSFSDRLNQSQSTNEFIKGLWKENPVFVQVLGMCPVLAVTNTSSNALAMGLATSFVLLMSNILISLLRNFIPKQVRISSYILIIATFVTVTDYVIQAISVELHKSLGAFISLIVVNCLILSRAEAFASKNTIGKSVLDALGMGLGFTFGLLCLGVVRELLGSRSIFGIEIFAEGFQEWIVMILPAGGFFTLAFWLLLFNIIKTKKSTS, from the coding sequence ATGGTACAGCAACTTAGAGATAAAAATAAAAAGGGCAGCTTTTCCGACAGGTTAAATCAGAGTCAGTCTACCAATGAGTTTATAAAAGGCTTATGGAAGGAAAACCCTGTTTTTGTACAGGTCTTAGGAATGTGCCCAGTACTTGCTGTTACGAATACTTCATCAAATGCTTTGGCAATGGGTTTAGCCACTTCCTTTGTATTATTGATGTCGAATATTCTGATATCATTACTCAGAAATTTCATTCCAAAACAAGTACGTATATCCTCCTACATTTTAATAATTGCCACCTTTGTAACCGTAACAGATTATGTGATTCAGGCAATTAGTGTAGAGTTACATAAAAGTTTAGGTGCATTCATTTCGCTTATAGTAGTGAACTGTTTGATTTTGAGTAGAGCAGAAGCTTTTGCCTCAAAAAATACCATTGGAAAATCTGTTCTAGATGCCTTAGGAATGGGGTTAGGATTTACATTCGGACTTTTATGCTTGGGTGTTGTGAGAGAATTGTTAGGTAGTAGAAGCATCTTCGGAATAGAAATATTTGCAGAAGGATTTCAGGAGTGGATTGTGATGATCTTACCTGCAGGAGGCTTTTTTACACTGGCATTTTGGTTGTTATTATTTAATATCATCAAAACAAAAAAATCAACATCATGA
- a CDS encoding RnfABCDGE type electron transport complex subunit G has protein sequence MSTIKEAPVIEETSSLKMLQAMVGIGILCALLIVVTYETTKPRIAQLKQAALEEAIFKVIPGITKTKAFHFVEGTFEPVSNQKKVKEVVYAGYNDSNELVGVAINGKGQGYADIISVLYGYSFDKQQIVGFYVLESKETPGLGDKIEKDPDFLANFSAMDATLTDDLSTLKNKITTTKSGEKTNAWEIDGITGATISSRAIGDILRNSTEVMLPFIYKNKEAFVLHTKQE, from the coding sequence ATGAGTACAATAAAAGAAGCTCCAGTAATAGAAGAAACTAGTAGCTTAAAAATGCTTCAAGCCATGGTGGGAATCGGTATTTTATGTGCTCTACTGATTGTTGTTACCTATGAAACCACAAAGCCTCGTATTGCTCAGCTTAAACAAGCGGCATTAGAAGAAGCCATTTTTAAAGTGATTCCAGGAATTACTAAAACGAAAGCATTCCATTTTGTAGAGGGTACTTTTGAGCCAGTTAGTAATCAAAAAAAGGTAAAAGAAGTAGTTTATGCTGGTTACAATGATTCTAATGAATTAGTAGGTGTTGCCATAAATGGAAAAGGACAAGGGTATGCAGATATTATCAGTGTATTGTATGGATATAGTTTCGATAAACAACAAATTGTAGGTTTCTATGTACTAGAAAGTAAAGAGACTCCCGGTTTAGGTGATAAGATTGAAAAAGACCCTGATTTTCTTGCCAATTTTTCAGCAATGGATGCCACCTTAACAGACGATTTATCAACTCTTAAAAATAAGATTACTACTACAAAAAGCGGAGAGAAAACCAATGCTTGGGAAATTGATGGAATAACAGGAGCAACAATTTCTTCTCGTGCCATTGGTGATATTCTAAGAAACAGTACAGAAGTTATGCTACCGTTTATTTATAAAAATAAGGAAGCATTTGTTTTACACACAAAACAAGAATAA
- a CDS encoding RnfABCDGE type electron transport complex subunit D: MLNKTLNISTSPHITKGNSTDVIMKNVVYALLPSAGFAVYAFGLSAFLVLITSVISCVFTEHILCKLSNKETTVNDWSAVITGLLLGLTLPPIFPLWMAFCGGVIAIGLGKFLFGGLGYNVFNPALVGRAVLQAAFPVAITTWYEAFQGNRFTEIASSVLALPFMQPIFDGTSGATPLSAFKFDHITAPTSELMFGLTGGSTGETCGVIIILGGIYLISKKMANWRIPTAIVGTVIVLSGILFSIDPTLYPNPLFMVFSGGLLLGAFFMATDMVGSPLTSIGVWIYGIFIGILIVVIRVWGGLPEGVMYAILLGNAIAPQIDNFVKPRVYGTSKRKKT; this comes from the coding sequence ATGTTAAATAAAACATTAAATATTAGTACATCACCTCATATTACAAAAGGCAACAGTACCGATGTAATTATGAAAAACGTGGTCTATGCATTACTTCCTTCTGCTGGTTTTGCTGTATATGCCTTTGGTTTAAGTGCCTTTTTGGTACTCATTACATCTGTTATTTCTTGTGTATTTACCGAACATATTTTATGTAAATTATCGAATAAGGAGACAACTGTAAACGATTGGTCTGCCGTAATTACTGGCCTACTTTTAGGCTTGACCCTTCCTCCCATTTTCCCTTTATGGATGGCTTTCTGCGGAGGTGTAATTGCAATTGGATTAGGTAAATTTTTATTTGGTGGATTAGGGTATAATGTTTTTAACCCTGCTTTAGTCGGAAGAGCTGTATTACAAGCTGCTTTTCCTGTTGCTATTACCACTTGGTATGAGGCTTTTCAAGGAAACCGTTTTACAGAAATAGCTTCATCGGTATTGGCACTTCCTTTTATGCAGCCAATTTTTGATGGTACATCTGGTGCTACACCTCTTTCTGCTTTTAAGTTTGATCATATTACTGCCCCTACATCAGAATTAATGTTTGGACTAACAGGTGGTTCGACTGGAGAGACGTGCGGTGTGATAATTATACTTGGAGGAATATACCTTATCAGTAAAAAAATGGCCAATTGGCGTATCCCTACTGCTATAGTTGGAACGGTAATCGTGTTAAGTGGTATCCTTTTCAGTATAGATCCTACTCTGTATCCAAACCCATTATTTATGGTATTTTCTGGAGGTTTATTACTCGGTGCATTTTTTATGGCAACGGATATGGTAGGCTCACCGCTTACATCTATTGGTGTATGGATTTATGGCATATTTATAGGCATATTGATTGTCGTAATTCGTGTTTGGGGTGGACTTCCAGAAGGTGTAATGTACGCTATTCTGTTAGGAAATGCCATTGCACCACAGATTGATAATTTTGTTAAGCCGAGAGTTTACGGAACATCAAAACGTAAGAAAACATGA